The DNA sequence AAAATGTAATTAATGGCAGTAAAATGAATATTTCAACATTAAATAAATATAGTAATTGACTATCCGTTTTGTACATAATGATAAACATCGTTAAGATTTGAAATAATTGGAATACAGTACCGATCAATACCGCAAACAAAACTTTGCCTATTATGATATTACTGCAATGAAAATTAGACAGGAGCAACATTGGTAAGGTAGTTTCCTTCTTTTCCCTCGTAATCGAATCTTTTATTAAAATTGTTGCGAAAAAACCTGAGAATAAAAAACTGCAGAGTATGTTTAGTTCGGGATTTAATACGCCTGATGTTCCATTTTTTATAGCTATAAATATGGAGGAAACAAAGGGTAAAATCATTACTATTAAAAATTTTATAGAGGTGTGTTTTAATTCGTACCATTCCTTTTTAAGAATAGAAGATATTTCAAAAAAGACGCCTTTATTCAACACTTTCACCAGCCTTCTCCATGTATAATTTATTAATATCAATATTATCAATGACACCATTGAAAGTTATGCGACCTTCATTGATAATCAAAACATTTGAAGTAACCTCTTGGATAAACTCAAGATTATGGCTGTTGATAATGACAGTTTTTCTTTGATTATTTAAATCATTTATTATTCCCCTAAGGATTGTTAACATTTCCGGATCCAACCCATTTGTTGGTTCGTCAAAATAGTAAAGATCCGCATCGCTGATCAACATCAGACCAATTGCAACTCTTTTTTTTAACCCTTGAGATAACCGGTTAGCCAATTCATTTTTATATTTATGCAGTCCTATTTTTCTAAGAAGAGCATTGAGCGTATCTTCTGTTAAATCCATTTTTAACAGGGAGGCTTTAAACATAAAATTTTGTGAAACCGTAAGGTAATTGTAGTATCCCCCAAACTCAGGCAAGTATTCATAATGATCAAATGTATTGTGAATAATGCCATTTTCTGATGAAATTAATCCCATCACCAAGTAACTGAGCGTTGTTTTCCCGGCACCATTGTGTCCTAATACTCCCCAGCATTCACCGTCTTCAATCTGCCAATTAATATTGGATAAAACAGGTTTCGTTTTTTGATAACAAAAATTGATATTTTCTAAATTAAGCATCTCTATTCTCCAATCCATAAACTACACTAGCACTTATTCTGTTTTATTATTGATAAACTCCAACAATTCAAATATTCCAAATGGTATTATAATGCAATAAATTTCATCATCAATTCTAAAATACATTTTATCTATGATAAATTGATGATTATTATTGTTATTATTATTAAAACCAAAAAATAGTAATTCATCATTATTCAAAGAGGAGTTAAAACAGCTTGAAATAAGAGGGGTATTATTATATATAACAATATCTCGTTCTAACTCCATACTGTTCTCATTACAGACTATGAAAGACTTCGCTAAAAGTATGTCGTTCCTCGTAAAAACTTCAATGCTAGTGAAATTTGGAGAGTATTCCATGTTAGATGCTTTGGAATATGATTTTTTATTAATGAATAAATCTAATTTTTTTAAATTTTCAATCACATAAGGAAATAGCAAGTATTGCGAATTCAAAAGAATAATACTCTCTACAAGCTGATTTTTTGCTAATTCGCTTATTTTAAAAGGAAATTTTAAGTTGGCAAAATCATAATTTTTGATATTTTTGACTTCAGAATTTTGGAATATTTTTAACCAATCAACTAACAGATTGTATTCTAATTCATTTCCTATTTTTATTTCTAAAGGGACGTTAAAGATTTTTTCTTTGAATAAATAGTAAAATATTCTTTTGGTAGGTGGCATATTAGAATCTAAATACTTTACCTCAAATAAGTGTGATGTTGGTTTTTGATGTGGTAACTCAAGTGATTTATTTTTATATGATTCTGACATCTCAAGACAATCCTTAGCAATAATATTAAATCTATTAAAAATATCTATTAAATACTCTGTGGTAGCCCCAGAGTAATAAGGCAAACAAAGACTCTTTATTTCACTATCCGACTCACTATTAGTCGTTATTGAAAGAACTCTTGAGAGAACAGATTCACTCTTATTATCAGTTTTTATTTTTTTCTCTATCAAGATTAAATGTGCATTGAAATAGTATTCATCTAAATAAGAAAAGAAATTTGGTAAAGTTCTATCCACTTAAATCTCCTCTCTTTCTTAAACAGATTGTTGGTGATCCAACTGCTACATCTATTAATTGATTATTTTTGACACAGTACGCATGTGTTTTCTTTAAATCATTACCGAGGTAACAAATTCGCATTAAACTTTCTTTCGATCCTCCAAATAAAATTAAATTTTCTATTCTTGCGACAGGAATACAGTTATCATATAAAATGCCTCTGTAAGAAGTTGGTAATCACCTGTTCTAACATCGACACCACCCCCAAAAATTTGTTGTATTTTTATGTATTTTTGATATTTATCATTTAAACTAAATTTAAAGTTATTAGAATTTTCAACAAACGTACACCGCATTCTAGGTATTGCATTAAATGATAAATTTTCTTTTCTAGCAAAGCCATTATTTACCCTCATAGAATCAATTATCTTACCATTTTTTACCAATTCTAATTTTGAAATTTCAATTCCTAAATCATCTAATTTGTTCAATCCTACAACATTTTCCACCCCACTGATATCATCTGTTACAGATAGAAATTCACAATATACTTGTTCATCTTTTTTATAAAGGGATAGATTATCTTCTTCCAATAAATGACCTACCGTTTCATGAATAAAATATCCACCTATTCCTGGAGGGAACACTATATCATAATCATAAATATTAATATTTTTTATTTCGCTTAATGAGATTATTTCATTAAACTCTTTTCTTTTAGAATAAACTAATTTCTTAAAACCATCTAAATCAAAAATTTTATCAATTGCATAATCTTCATATGAAACTATATTGCCGGACAATAAAATCAATCTAAAATATGATACTTGTCTACTCTCTGAAATACTTCCAAATAATAAGTCTTCATTCTTAATAAAGATAAACACTTTTATTTCTATATCTATACTCTCAAGAAACTTTTTTAACTTTAAAATATTTTCGTCAAGATACTCTAGTCCCATAGAAAAATAATTTTTTACTAAGGTATCAGATTCACAATCTAAAAAGCTGTTTTTTTTTGTTTTATACAAGGGTACAATATCTTTTGTGATACCGTACTTAGACAGATTAATTATTACCTTGTGAGAATATTGAAAGGTCATTTCATTCAAATCATCTACTCCTTAGAATACTGTTAAAAAATGTATCATCATTAAATTTCTGATCCGCAAATACACTAACTCAAAAAATTTTAAGTACAATGATTTGTATTTTATTAATATATATTACGCAGTAATCTTGTAGTTCTGATTTCCCTATCAACATTTCAAACCCTTATTTTTCAATATTTATAATTCTTCTGAACGGCTACATACATCTCACTTCAAGGGATTTTTTCTGTGTTTTTTTCCCATGCCAAATTACAGGCTACAACTACAAAGATTCTATTTTCTTCATGTATGGCTTTTTCTATTGATATGTTTCCTATTATTAATAGGAGTTGATGTTTTTCATTTAATACTCAAATAGAGTCAGGATGAATACTAATATAATTGCAGAAAACCAAAATATAATAGTTTGTCGTTCATATATTTTACATATTCTGATATACTGATAAAGTCAAACGCTCCCAATATATCATGACAAAAGAATGGAACGCTGACAGACTGTTGGAAACCTACAATTGTACTCTTTTCTGCCACGCCATAAATTTCTTTTTCAGATCTTTGTGTACCCATTCACAAGAAATTATAAAATTAAGAAAATCAAAAATCCCCACATAGAAATGCCTCCTAAATAATATTGTTATAAGGAGTATATTTTTATATGGGTGATTAACGGCAAAATGACACGAACAAGAAACTTTCGTTGCAAAGATGAGACATTTCACAGTGCTGATAAAAGGAGTTCTTATGGAAATTTATGAAGCAGTAGCAACTCTTAGAAAAGATAAGAATATAAAAATTGAAGAAGCGATTGGCAACAGTATGTCTAGAGCCAGCTTTAATCGTTATATTAACGGAAAAACTGATTTGTATACCTCGCATTTTTTGGAACTATTGGAAAAATTACATATTAGCTTGGAAGAAATTGAATTTATGTGTAATGGGTATACGGACAACGTTGAAAAACAATTAATGAAAGAATTGAAACATGCGTTTGAAGATCAGAATATTCATGAGCTTAATTTTATACTGCAGCACTGTCGGAACGAGTATGACATCGACAAAAATGTATTACATAATCATTTGGCTTCACTGACAGAGATCCTGCTGGCAAGGCTTGAACACAAAATTATAGATCTTAAAGAGAATGAATTATATAAATACCTAGTCAAAACGGAAACATGGACGCGGTACGAACTTGTCATGTTCAATAATTCTTTGTTCTATTTTGATGCCGAAGCTTTAAAACAAATATTGCCAAAAGCAATCAACAAACTAGCTTACTATAAAGAAATAAATCCTTATGCAAACGAAGGCTTCAGGCTACTAATAAACGCCATCATTGCATTCATCAGTAAAAATGAAATTCATCAGGCGCTAATATATATTCGTATATTGGAAAAACATCCATTGAATGAAGATCAAGCTTATGAAGCTCTCTTACAGAAATTTTTGATTGGGGTTAAACTCATTTTGATTGACGACTCCAAGGGTGATGAAGTAGTTAAGGATTGTATTCAGGCTATGCAATTCTTAAATATGGAAAAGATGGCAACTATGTCTACTGGACTCATAGAACATATATTAGAAAACAAACAAAAAAATCAGCCGCAGTGATTAAACACTGCAGCTGATTTTTTATTGTTTCAGGTCAAAAAGAAAGGTGGATCCTTTCCCCGGAGTGCTTTCGACCGACAAAGCGATGCCGTGGCGATCGGCTATTTGCTTGGCGACGGCCAAACCCAGACCGGTGCCTTTCTTGTTGCTTTCTTCGTTTGATTTGAAGAACTTTTCAAAGATGTATGGTTGATCCTTTTCTGGGATCCCCGGCCCGTTGTCGCTGACAGCTAATCGGCAGCCTTCCCCCAACGTACTCAACGTGATCCGGATTTCGCTCTTTTCCGCTGAAAATTTGACGGCGTTCTCCATCACGGCAAGCAGCATCTGCCGCAGCCGGGTATAATCCCCCATCAGCATGAACGCCAGCGGCTCTTTCGAGAAAGTCAGCGTAATTCCCTTTTCCCTGGCGATATAGCGCACGGAACGGATGGCATTCTCGACGACATCCACAAAATTCAAGGAACTCATTTCCATCTGATAGTCCGGGTTCTGCAGCCGTGACAGTTCCAGCAGATCATTGATCATCCGCTCCAGATGGATGCTTTCGGTCAGCATCTGCTGGTGGTATTCATCGATTTTGGCGGGATCCTCGACGACATGATCGCTCAAGGCCTCCAAAGAGCCGCGGATGACCGTGACCGGCGTGCGCAATTCATGGGAAATACTCGTGATGAAATCCTTCCGCATCTTATCCAGTTTGGCGCTCTCTTGCGCGGCTTCCGCCAACTTGTCCGCCAGAATATCGATGTTGGCAGCGAGCGAGCCCATTTCATCATTTTGGATGATCCCCGTATGCGCTTCGTAATGGTTATCTGCCAACTGTTGTGTCGTTTCTTCCATCCTCTTCAGCGGCTGGATGAACCGTTTCGCCAACAGGACCGCTATCCCGACCGCGGCGATCAAAGCCAAAGCCAAACTG is a window from the uncultured Trichococcus sp. genome containing:
- a CDS encoding metallopeptidase TldD-related protein, whose translation is MTFQYSHKVIINLSKYGITKDIVPLYKTKKNSFLDCESDTLVKNYFSMGLEYLDENILKLKKFLESIDIEIKVFIFIKNEDLLFGSISESRQVSYFRLILLSGNIVSYEDYAIDKIFDLDGFKKLVYSKRKEFNEIISLSEIKNINIYDYDIVFPPGIGGYFIHETVGHLLEEDNLSLYKKDEQVYCEFLSVTDDISGVENVVGLNKLDDLGIEISKLELVKNGKIIDSMRVNNGFARKENLSFNAIPRMRCTFVENSNNFKFSLNDKYQKYIKIQQIFGGGVDVRTGDYQLLTEAFYMITVFLSQE
- a CDS encoding ABC transporter ATP-binding protein, which translates into the protein MLNLENINFCYQKTKPVLSNINWQIEDGECWGVLGHNGAGKTTLSYLVMGLISSENGIIHNTFDHYEYLPEFGGYYNYLTVSQNFMFKASLLKMDLTEDTLNALLRKIGLHKYKNELANRLSQGLKKRVAIGLMLISDADLYYFDEPTNGLDPEMLTILRGIINDLNNQRKTVIINSHNLEFIQEVTSNVLIINEGRITFNGVIDNIDINKLYMEKAGESVE
- a CDS encoding HAMP domain-containing sensor histidine kinase, whose translation is MKYKITRKLVLYFTSVILLFSLVVGGAFLLLFTRHTEQIYRADMQERAEAIAAGVADYLEDGSTALDEAAATAKGSANGKQTGTALLAQIGATGTTGRNNTSGYNTYITAIQDIAMGEVWIVDQSAETISVGTGKKEITYAELPSAALALVDEVFEGEVAFSEGFSPLLEDTSITVGAPVLSAEGEVIAAVLLHDYIANMQAAVQSGFSTLGISLALALIAAVGIAVLLAKRFIQPLKRMEETTQQLADNHYEAHTGIIQNDEMGSLAANIDILADKLAEAAQESAKLDKMRKDFITSISHELRTPVTVIRGSLEALSDHVVEDPAKIDEYHQQMLTESIHLERMINDLLELSRLQNPDYQMEMSSLNFVDVVENAIRSVRYIAREKGITLTFSKEPLAFMLMGDYTRLRQMLLAVMENAVKFSAEKSEIRITLSTLGEGCRLAVSDNGPGIPEKDQPYIFEKFFKSNEESNKKGTGLGLAVAKQIADRHGIALSVESTPGKGSTFLFDLKQ